The nucleotide sequence CGGAGCATTTGATCTCTTATCTTTATGATCATCAAAATGACGCGGACTTTGCCCAAACTTTCGATGATACGCTGAGAGATATTGCTATTGATAATAATGACATCTTTGCAGTTAAAACGGACGGTGGAGCAAAAGTGGTTCTTTTTGACAGAGTGAGTGAATTCATCGCTGATCCATCGAAACGTGATGCATTCTGTAAGGCACTCATCAACAAGGTCGTAGGGTTTAGTTTCGAGCATATTTTTAACCAAAAGTATGACTTCTATGCCACCATTTTCGAATACCTTATCAAAGACTACAATAGAGACAGCGGTGGTAAATATGCCGAGTATTACACGCCACATGCCGTTGCCAAGATCATGGCTGCTATCTTGGTTCCAAGAGAGCAGCAGGGCAAAGTACAAAACGTTAACTGCTACGATCCATCAGCCGGATCAGGTACATTGTTGATGAACATCGCCCATGCCATCGGTGAAGATCGCTGTTCCATCTATTCCCAGGATATTTCGCAAAAATCATCGAACCTACTACGTCTCAATCTCATTCTAAATAATCTTGTGCATTCCATTCAGAACATCGTTCAGGGTAACACGATGCTGCACCCCTACCACAAAGAGGGGAACGCGTTACGAAAATTTGACTATATCGTCTCCAATCCACCTTTCAAAATGGACTTTAGTGACTTCCGTGATGACCTCGATACCAAAGCAAACAATGAGCGTTTTTTTGCAGGTATTCCAACTGTTCCCAAAAAAGATATCGATAAGATGAAAATTTATGTGCTCTTTTTACAGCACATCATCTATTCATTAAAAGAGAATGGTAAAGCTGCCGTGGTTGTACCGACGGGCTTTATTACTGCTCAGACTGGTATAGATAAAAAAATCCGTCAGAAACTTGTTGATGAAAAGATGCTGGCCGGTGTCGTCTCGATGCCTAGCAATATCTTTGCAACAACCGGTACCAATGTTTCTATTATTTTTATCGATAAAAGCAATAAGAATGATGTTGTACTAATCGATGCTTCAGGCTTGGGTACAACTGTCAAAGATGGAAAAAACCAAAGGACTGTTTTGTGCGAAGCGGAAGAAGATCGTATCATTGACGTTTTCAACAACAAAAAAGTTCAAGAAAGTTTTTCTGTCGTTGTCCCATATGGTGATATAGCTGCTAGAAATTATTCACTTAGTGCAGGACAGTATTTCGAGGTGAAAATTCAATATGAAGAAATCAGTGAAGTAGAGTTTTCAGAAACATTACAATCCTTCTCAAAGACAATCAATCAGCTTTTTGAAACATCAAGAAAATTAGAAGAAGAAATTTCAGCGCAATTAGCAGGCCTAAAGTATGAGTGATTGGAAAAGAGTTGAAGATTATGTTATTTACTCTGCAAAGGGCATCACACCTAACTATGTAAAAAAAAGTCAATTAATGGTTCTGAATCAAAAATGTGTTCGGCACAATATAATAGATTATTCCTTCGCACAATACACGGATGACACAAAAAATGTTTCTGAAGAAAAAGTATTAAAAGTCGGTGATATACTTTTTAATTCAACTGGCCAAGGTACTGCTGGACGCTGTGCTTTTGTTGACAAGCTTCCAGAGAGTCTGAAAGTAGTTACTGATTCTCATATGCTAGTTCTTAGATGCAAGAGTTATTATGAAGCTAGATGTCTAAACTATGTATTGTACTCATTTGAAAAAGATATTCAAGCCTTCATGGATGGAAGTACAGGCCAGGGAGAACTTGATAAAGTAAGACTTTTCAATCTTCTTATCAGCATCCCGAAGACTCCAGAAACATTACAAAATATTGCGAATCTTTTATCAAAACTTGATACAAAAATTGAACTCAACAACCAAATCAATACTGAGTTGGAAGCTATGGCAAAAACTCTCTACGATTACTGGTTTATCCAGTTTGACTTCCCCGATGAAAACGGCAAGCCCTATAAATCTCTAGGTGGGCAAATGGTTTATAGTGAAACATTAAAACGAGAAATTCCCAAAGGCTGGGAAGCCGATAGTATTTTAAGAGTCTCCCAGCTAATGGGTGGAGGCACTCCAAGCAAAAAAAACAAGACCTATTGGGATGGAAACATTCCTTTTTTCACTCCTACGGATGCCGACAATGGAGCTTTTATATTAACAACGTTTGATTCAATTACTGAAGAGGGATTGAGTCACTGTAGTAGTAGTTTATTTGAAAAAGGCACTATTTTTATTACTGCCAGAGGATCAGTTGGTAAAACTATGATCGCGGCACAACAGATGGCAATGAATCAATCATGCTATGCATTTAAGCCCTTGCAAAAAATTAACTATCCATACCTCTATTTCGCTGCATCAGAATTGGTTCATTATTTGAAAGTCAAAGCATCAGGCTCTGTTTTTGACTCTATTGTTACGAACGATATAAAGTTTACTACACTTGTGATTCCTTCATTGGAAATTATTAAGCTATATGGAGAAAAAGTGTCACCTTTGTTCGAAAAAATATTGACCAACAATCAAGAGAACCAACAGCTTGCAAGGCTACGTGATTGGCTTCTCCCCATGCTAATGAATGGACAAGTAAAAGTGCAAGATAAATTTGACAAAATCCCTGAACTGCTTGTAGCCGAACCTAACCAAGAGTACGGGAAACCCCAATGAATCAAAAAATGATAGACGCTTTACCTAGATTGTTGAAGCGTCTATCGAATGGTGAAGGTTTACACATTCCTACCTTGAGTAAAGAACTCGACATACCTGAAAAAACCCTACAAGATAACATCAAAAAATATCTGCTTCCTCTTGATTTTGCCGACATTCAACATGACCATACGACACGGAAGTGGACTGCACGTAGGAACTTCTTGTCAGAAACACTGCTGAGTCCAGATGAGCTAATTTGTATGTCAGTGCTGGATTCTGCTAGCGAAAAATATGGAAGAAGGTTTATACTGGCGACTCAAAGGCTATTTAATCGTTTCAAAAGAAGAGCTTCCCTCTCGATTTACAAAAAAATCAACATGGAACATCTTGATCGGGATGATGAAATTAAACTAGCGATCATCAAAAGCGCTATTAAATCAAAAACAGTGTTGAACTGTAAGTATAGTCAAAAGGCTAGAACATTCCACCCCCTGAAGATCGTGATGTTGGAAGGTTATTGGTATCTGTTTCATTGGGATGTGAATGATAAGATGATTAAAAAGTTTCATTTGAAAAGCATTCAATCTTTGGAACTTACAAAAGAACATTTTGACGATCCCCATTCAGACGTAATTAACAAGCTTGATGGTGCTGTGAATGCTTATTTCAAAGATAAACCTCCTACAGATGTTGAGCTGTTGGTGCATAAAAGAGTGAGTAAATATTTTGAAAGGCAGCCTCTATCAAAACACCAACGGATCTTTGATTATGATGAAAACTATAAAAGGATGTATATCCCCATAACTGATGAAATGGAAATTATCCCCACGATCCAACAATATCTCCCCTATATAAAAGTACTTTCCCCACAATCGCTTCACCAACAAATCGAAGCGAACATTTCAAACTACTCCAAAATCGACCTCGACTAATTCCAAAGCGAATTACTCCGCTTTTGCTCGTGCCATACTTCTATCGTATGAATCCCCAAAAGATTCATTGAATAAAACGATATAGGAGTAAATACTTTATGACAAATAATAAATTCAAAATTTTGAGCCTTGATGGCGGCGGTGTCCGTGGATACCTCTCAATAAAAATTTTAGAAAATGTAGAAAAGCACCTAAATGATAAAGATGGAAATGAGGTACCAATAGGTCTGAGATTTGATTTAATCGCAGGAACCTCTACGGGGTCAATCATAGCCGCACTGTTAGCTAAAGGAATGTTTGCAAAGGAGGCAAGAGAAATTTATGAAAAAAGCATGAGCAAAGTTTTTAAAAAGAGAAGCTTACTGGAGCGTTTATTTCAAAGTAAATATTGTTCTCAAGAGCTAAAAAATATTGTCTTTGATACCTTGAAGGATAGCGCGACTCAACAACAATTGGTTTTCAATGAGTTAGAGAGAGACTTAATAATTACTGCATTTGACTTAGATGAGTTCAAACCAAAAGTCTTTAAGTCAGACTACTCTAAGAAAAATGACAAAAAATTTTGTGTATCAGATGCAATCATGGCTTCGACGGCTGCACCAACCTATTTCCCTGCTTATAGTGATTCGAAGGCGGGAGGAGTATTAATTGATGGGGGCATGTCTGCAAACAACCCTTCATTAATAGCTCTCATTGATGCAAGACATTTTGATCGAAAGAGTAAGAAAAACACTCTTCCTCCTGAAACTTTATCTGATGTTTGTTTATTATCAATAGGCACTGGTGACTTTAAGAAGAAACTAGACATTAGGGGTCTGAAGAATTCACCTAAATGGGATTGGGCAATAAACCTTGCCAAGAGAAACTCCCCTGTTAAAGAGGTCCTCTTCACTGCACAAGAAGAGATGGAAGAAAATAAAGTCCGATTGTTGTCAGAGACAGAAGGAGTTTTTTACAAACGAATTAACCCAAAGTTAAATGAATATATGGAACTTGATGATGTTCAAAATATGTATAAATTGGATAGATTTACATCAATTGAGGAACATCTTTCAAGTTTAGAAAAAATGCTATTAGGAGCTTCAAAATGATCTATGACTGTTCGAAAGAAATGATGGAATACTTGAACCAAAAAGTCCGTCTTCCTGCTGCTGAGCAAACCAAGTTGAAAGAGTATCGCGACAAAAATCTGACGCGGCTTGAAAACGGTTTGAAGAAAAATGATGACCCGATGTACAGCAAGTCTATCAACCAGGGTTCTTATGCCATGAATACCATCAATCAGCATCCGGACAATGATTACGACATCGATGTTGGCATTGTCTTCACTAAAGACGACCTCAATGGCAGAAATGGCGGTGATAAGTCTGCACTGAATGCCAGAAAGATGGTCTGCGATGCTATGCAGGACGACAGATTCAGCCGCAAGTCGGAAGTACGGAAAAACTGTGTGCGTGTTTACTACAACGAAGGGCACCATGTAGATATGCCGGTGTATCGCACATACGAGAAAGATGGGAAAACTATTCAAGAACTTGCCAGCAGTGATTGGAAAGAGTCAAATCCCGAAGAGATAACGACATGGTTCAACGACGCCGTCATCGAGAAAAGTCCCGATACAAACAACGGCCGTCAAATGCGGCGTGTGACCCGACTTCAAAAGAAGTGGTCCAACAGTAGAGCGTCTTGGAATATGCCGAGTGGGTTCTTACTCACGGTTCTGGTAGATGAAAAGTATATCGATGTCAAAGACAGAGATGACGAATCGCTTTACAAAACGCTCAAAGCTATCAGGGATCGGTTGGTCTGGGATAAACGAATCCATCACCCTATAACTGGAGATTTAATCAGCGAAGGGAAAGAGGCACAGGTTCAAAAGCTGTACGACGAGCTGGATTATGCCTTGAAAAACACTCTTGCTGTCCTGGAACGAGCTGACTGTACTCGTGAACAGGCATTGAAAGCCTGGAGCTCATTTTTCAAAGACGATTTCTTCAAGGAAAAAATCGAAAAATCTGCACGCGCAGCAGCGGCATGTGCGTCAAATGAGATCATCGCCCCGCAAAAACCATGGAGATCAAATTAAGCGCAGAGGATATTGAGTGGTTAATAACTCAATATCCTAAACTTCAAATCGACACATTTGCTAAAACCATTACTGGGGATATTGACTTTACAAGAAGCTATGAAGGTTATGAAATATCTGACAGCTACACTATTCAAATTATTCTGGAAGCATCTGGAAACTCAATGCTTCCGAAGGTCCATGAGCTTTCTAACAAAATAGCTGAAATGGCCAAGCGCTACAAGATGGAGTTGATAGATTTGCATATCAACACCGATAGGTCATTTTGCACAGTCATTCAAGACAGAGAGCATGAGCTTTTTGAAGATAAATTCACCATTCAAGAATTTATGAAAAAGGCCCTTGAGCCCTTTTTATTCGCGATGAGTTATTTCGACAAAGAAGGTCGGCTTCCTTGGGGTGAGTATGCACATGGTTATCTCGGTCATCTTGAGTTGTTTGCTGAGGGTGGTATAGACCTAGAAAGATTGCTTGAACTTTTGGAGAAAAAAGAACTGGCTCAGGCTCTACTTACGAACAGACAGAGTAGATGTTTGTGCGGTAGTGGTAAAAAATTGCGAAAGTGCCATCCTTTCGTTTTCCGTGGAATAAATAAACTCAAAGTAAAATTCAAAATAGGGGAGTGTGATTGATAATGGAGGAAGTTTATAAAATCTCAGCAAGCTATTATAAACGTTTGGAATCTTTTTCTGCATATGGGGGAATAAAAAACATATATATTTGGCTTTTTCTCGTAACTGCTATAGTAGGAGTGCTGATTCTATTTAATTTTAGAAGTATTCATTTATGGTTTATACACAATTTATCAGGTTTAGTCTTTCCATTTGTGTTGGGATCGTTGGAAATTTTAGGGCTAGGGTTTCTTATGGAATCAAGTAGATTGAGAAATAAGAATGTCATTAGACTACTAGCAGAAGAATTCGGTGTTACGGTGAAAACTTTTCAGGAAGCAAAAATATTTTTGTTGAAAAGATATTTGTCGCATGAGCAGCACGAATTTGGGGAAGTGGCGAGAGTGATCCAAGATATGTTGGATCTGAGTGAAAAGTATTTTGATAGTAAGCATCCGATAGATAAATTTTTGCATTTTGTGTTCAATGAAGAGGCAAAAACTAGGATACTGACCTTATTTGTATTGATGTGCTCCATATTGACAGTATTGACGGTAGGTGCCGGAGCTAACTTACAAACATTATATGAATCTTTGCACTATACTGAAACGAAGAATTTGTGGGCTGTTTTTGGTTTGATGTTATTGATGCTTTTAGTTTTGTGGGCGGGGATTGTAATGTTGATAAAAGCATTTCGTAGAATGATGGTTTTTGCCAGTTTATCGATTGCAAAAGAGGATTCAAAAAATATCGAAATGATTAAATATTTGATTGCAGATTTAATTAAATTTCATACTTTCAATAAGTTAAACGATGCAGATAACAGTAAACTTATCCTGGTTGATTATAAAAAGCTTACGAGGTGAGTATTTATTCATTAAAGTTGTAAAAGCAATTTGTTTTCGATATGGCAAGGCTTACGGCCAAACAGAATGAATATCTTAAAGATATACATCAGGCATTTTGGCTGTGAAGGTAGTCGTGATTCAGATGGGTCAGTGCAGCATCCCATGCGTTGATGGCTTTCGGCGGGGCTTTGCGGTCCAGGACCTGTTTCATTCCTTTGAGCAGTGCTTCGAAGATGAGTTCGAACTGTTCTTGTGTCGCATTGGGATACATGGCTTTGAATTTTTCTGCATACGTTTTCATCTTTTCAGGACGGTCGATAAAGCTGGTCAGTGCAATGACGGCAAAGCTGAATTGCTGGGGCATGTCGGCTTTGGCTCCCTGGAAAAGCACCTTCAGTTCGGGGTGCTCTGTCAGCAGGATTTTAAAGGTCTGCTCGGTAATGGCATGGATGTTCTCGGCCACCTTGGGCGCGCTTTTTTGCAGGTTATCGTAATGCTCCTCCGGGATCATGACACTCCTTTTAGTCACTGATGAGCAATTCTCATTCCAATCATTGCGTATTGCGATCTTTATGGCATACTGCTAGATAAACGAATACCTAGGACTCATATGCATATTTCAAAACTTTTAATGACCTCTTCTTTGGCTGTAGTACTGACGACACAGACCCTCAATGCCGGGCTGTTTGACTCCATCATCGAAACGGTGACGAAAACGACTTCTGGGGAGACGCAGACGAACGATGCCTCCGGGCTCTCGATCACGGACATAGACGGCGGTTTACGCGAGGCGCTTAACAAGGGTGTCAAACAGGCCATTGAACAGTTGGGGAAGGAGAACGGTTTCCTTGGGAACAACCTGGTGAAGATCCCCGTGCCCGAGAAGCTGATGATGGTCGAGAAGGGGCTGCGCAAGGCGGGGATGGGCAAGTATGCCGACGACTTCGTCACAGCGATGAACCGGGCGGCGGAGAAGGCGGTGCCGGAGACGGCGAAGATCTTTGCCGACACCATCTCCGCAATGAGCATCGAGGATGCGAAGAAGATCCTGACGGGGCCTGACAACGCGGCGACGGAGTATTTCCGCGAGCACTCCGGCCCGGCGCTGCAGGCGGCGATCCTGCCCATTGTGCAGCAGTACACCCAGGAGACCGAGGTGACGCAGTACTACAAAACAATGGTCGATACCTACGACAGTTACGGCGCGCCGGTGCTGGAACAGACGGGGGTGACTGCACTGCTTGGTTCTCTGTCGGGTGAATCGAATGCAACGACGTACGACCCGCGCGACCTCGACGGCTACATCACGGCCAAGGGGGTCGACGGCCTCTTTACGGTCATCGCCGAGGAAGAGAAGAAGATCCGCACCGATCCCGCTGCACGGACGACAGAGCTCCTGCAGAAGGTTTTCGGCAACTGAGGGTTGGGGTAGAACGGTTATTGTAATAGGGAAACTAAAAAAAGGTTCTCTACAGTGAAAAACAAAACGCGTCCCAAAGTCGTTCTTCTCAAAGGCAACGGTCCCATCATCATCAACAGCGAAATGATGGAGCTTATTACGATCACACTCTCCCACGGGCTCGTCGGACTTCCGCTGGAGGAGCTGCGCGCCGAGAAGGTCATCATCGTCAAGGATATGGAGACATTCTGGGACGTCCATAAAACGGTCAAAGAGAAGCCGGCCTGTTTCGTCTACAGTTACGATGAACTGGACGAAGAGGATATGAAACGGATCAAGTCGGAGAGCATCAGTTACCTATAGGAGAAGAGAGAACCAGTGAGCCCCCGTGTCGAGATATTCAGAGGCAACGACCTCACGCTCCCTGCCTCGGAGGTCAACGTCGTCATCGATGTCGTGCGGGCCTTTACCGTGGCGCATTACGCCTTCATGAGAGGTGCGGCTGAAATGCTCCTCGTCCCCGACGTTGAAACGGCTTTTAGTGTGCGGAATCAAAGGCCGGAGGTCTTGCTGGCCGGCGAGATCGGCGGCCTGCCCATCGCGGGCTTCGACCTCGATAACTCCCCCGTCCGTTTCGCTGCTGCCAAACTCGAGGGGAAAACCATCGTGCAGAAGACGACGAACGGCGTCAAGGCGGCGCTGCATTCGCTGGGGGCTCCTATGGTGCTGCTGACGGGCTTCTCCAACGCCGAGGCGACGGCGCTGTACCTCAAGTCGCATTACGGCGACAGCGATGCGAAAATAAACCTCGTCGCTTCCCACCCCACGGGGGACGAGGACTTCGCCTGCGCAGAGTATATCCGCTCGCAGCTCCTGGGAGAGACGATGGATGCCGATGAGGTCCGGCGGCGCATCTACGGCTGCGAGACGGTCGTGAAATTCCTCGATCCCGCCCGCCCCGAGTTCAACGCCGAAGATATCGACTACTGTGCCGCCTGCCTGCCGCCTGTTT is from Sulfurimonas sp. HSL-1656 and encodes:
- a CDS encoding class I SAM-dependent DNA methyltransferase encodes the protein MVTIDFERQTKQIIDSLKAVCATYGLGNDGNEYKIITQVFLYKFLNDKFAYEVKKLNEKIGKAERWEKAYGDLKDDDRELLLMQLGGDTANLKPEHLISYLYDHQNDADFAQTFDDTLRDIAIDNNDIFAVKTDGGAKVVLFDRVSEFIADPSKRDAFCKALINKVVGFSFEHIFNQKYDFYATIFEYLIKDYNRDSGGKYAEYYTPHAVAKIMAAILVPREQQGKVQNVNCYDPSAGSGTLLMNIAHAIGEDRCSIYSQDISQKSSNLLRLNLILNNLVHSIQNIVQGNTMLHPYHKEGNALRKFDYIVSNPPFKMDFSDFRDDLDTKANNERFFAGIPTVPKKDIDKMKIYVLFLQHIIYSLKENGKAAVVVPTGFITAQTGIDKKIRQKLVDEKMLAGVVSMPSNIFATTGTNVSIIFIDKSNKNDVVLIDASGLGTTVKDGKNQRTVLCEAEEDRIIDVFNNKKVQESFSVVVPYGDIAARNYSLSAGQYFEVKIQYEEISEVEFSETLQSFSKTINQLFETSRKLEEEISAQLAGLKYE
- a CDS encoding restriction endonuclease subunit S gives rise to the protein MSDWKRVEDYVIYSAKGITPNYVKKSQLMVLNQKCVRHNIIDYSFAQYTDDTKNVSEEKVLKVGDILFNSTGQGTAGRCAFVDKLPESLKVVTDSHMLVLRCKSYYEARCLNYVLYSFEKDIQAFMDGSTGQGELDKVRLFNLLISIPKTPETLQNIANLLSKLDTKIELNNQINTELEAMAKTLYDYWFIQFDFPDENGKPYKSLGGQMVYSETLKREIPKGWEADSILRVSQLMGGGTPSKKNKTYWDGNIPFFTPTDADNGAFILTTFDSITEEGLSHCSSSLFEKGTIFITARGSVGKTMIAAQQMAMNQSCYAFKPLQKINYPYLYFAASELVHYLKVKASGSVFDSIVTNDIKFTTLVIPSLEIIKLYGEKVSPLFEKILTNNQENQQLARLRDWLLPMLMNGQVKVQDKFDKIPELLVAEPNQEYGKPQ
- a CDS encoding WYL domain-containing protein — protein: MNQKMIDALPRLLKRLSNGEGLHIPTLSKELDIPEKTLQDNIKKYLLPLDFADIQHDHTTRKWTARRNFLSETLLSPDELICMSVLDSASEKYGRRFILATQRLFNRFKRRASLSIYKKINMEHLDRDDEIKLAIIKSAIKSKTVLNCKYSQKARTFHPLKIVMLEGYWYLFHWDVNDKMIKKFHLKSIQSLELTKEHFDDPHSDVINKLDGAVNAYFKDKPPTDVELLVHKRVSKYFERQPLSKHQRIFDYDENYKRMYIPITDEMEIIPTIQQYLPYIKVLSPQSLHQQIEANISNYSKIDLD
- a CDS encoding patatin-like phospholipase family protein; translation: MTNNKFKILSLDGGGVRGYLSIKILENVEKHLNDKDGNEVPIGLRFDLIAGTSTGSIIAALLAKGMFAKEAREIYEKSMSKVFKKRSLLERLFQSKYCSQELKNIVFDTLKDSATQQQLVFNELERDLIITAFDLDEFKPKVFKSDYSKKNDKKFCVSDAIMASTAAPTYFPAYSDSKAGGVLIDGGMSANNPSLIALIDARHFDRKSKKNTLPPETLSDVCLLSIGTGDFKKKLDIRGLKNSPKWDWAINLAKRNSPVKEVLFTAQEEMEENKVRLLSETEGVFYKRINPKLNEYMELDDVQNMYKLDRFTSIEEHLSSLEKMLLGASK
- a CDS encoding cyclic GMP-AMP synthase DncV-like nucleotidyltransferase, whose protein sequence is MIYDCSKEMMEYLNQKVRLPAAEQTKLKEYRDKNLTRLENGLKKNDDPMYSKSINQGSYAMNTINQHPDNDYDIDVGIVFTKDDLNGRNGGDKSALNARKMVCDAMQDDRFSRKSEVRKNCVRVYYNEGHHVDMPVYRTYEKDGKTIQELASSDWKESNPEEITTWFNDAVIEKSPDTNNGRQMRRVTRLQKKWSNSRASWNMPSGFLLTVLVDEKYIDVKDRDDESLYKTLKAIRDRLVWDKRIHHPITGDLISEGKEAQVQKLYDELDYALKNTLAVLERADCTREQALKAWSSFFKDDFFKEKIEKSARAAAACASNEIIAPQKPWRSN
- a CDS encoding SEC-C domain-containing protein, which codes for MEIKLSAEDIEWLITQYPKLQIDTFAKTITGDIDFTRSYEGYEISDSYTIQIILEASGNSMLPKVHELSNKIAEMAKRYKMELIDLHINTDRSFCTVIQDREHELFEDKFTIQEFMKKALEPFLFAMSYFDKEGRLPWGEYAHGYLGHLELFAEGGIDLERLLELLEKKELAQALLTNRQSRCLCGSGKKLRKCHPFVFRGINKLKVKFKIGECD
- a CDS encoding DUF4197 domain-containing protein; translation: MAVVLTTQTLNAGLFDSIIETVTKTTSGETQTNDASGLSITDIDGGLREALNKGVKQAIEQLGKENGFLGNNLVKIPVPEKLMMVEKGLRKAGMGKYADDFVTAMNRAAEKAVPETAKIFADTISAMSIEDAKKILTGPDNAATEYFREHSGPALQAAILPIVQQYTQETEVTQYYKTMVDTYDSYGAPVLEQTGVTALLGSLSGESNATTYDPRDLDGYITAKGVDGLFTVIAEEEKKIRTDPAARTTELLQKVFGN
- a CDS encoding 2-phosphosulfolactate phosphatase, with product MSPRVEIFRGNDLTLPASEVNVVIDVVRAFTVAHYAFMRGAAEMLLVPDVETAFSVRNQRPEVLLAGEIGGLPIAGFDLDNSPVRFAAAKLEGKTIVQKTTNGVKAALHSLGAPMVLLTGFSNAEATALYLKSHYGDSDAKINLVASHPTGDEDFACAEYIRSQLLGETMDADEVRRRIYGCETVVKFLDPARPEFNAEDIDYCAACLPPVFVMAVHQEGQLPTVQKVML